The Orcinus orca chromosome 16, mOrcOrc1.1, whole genome shotgun sequence genome includes a window with the following:
- the OGFR gene encoding opioid growth factor receptor: protein MEDPDCDSTWEEDEEEDGEGPRAGADEDGEAGAPGDVEAEADARPSAFQLKVTGSRNWRAARDTRRYRHHYPDLVEGDASGDMPNLSFYKNEIRFLPNGCFIEDILQNWKEEYGLLEDNHSYIQWLFPLREPGVNCHAKPLTLQEVEAFKSSTEARKRLVQAYELMLGFFGIQLKDRDTGRVCRAQNYQKRFQNLSWHSHNNLRITRILKSLGELGLEHYQAPLARFFLEETLVRRQLPGVRQSALDYFVFTVRCRHQRRELLYFAWEHFRPRCRFVWGPHDKLQKFRPCSPPCSPRPARPRQANGEESPGEPLLEAAAQGQTCGPGRDEEGDPVAKGPQPPGTGPQEAGASEKDQGDEAGDEQGPESPNPKERKKRKLEANLRARAPGEPGPSASEVEKIALNLEGCALSQGSLGAETQEVGSQAPEEAEQPRPQPLEAKVADDVRKRRKTEQGARDGTVTLAAAQPPAPSGRPVAEEGENGVKEEAGGPAGPEQGAPGSPATAGPEVDDRAEPTEAGPSVEPGEP, encoded by the exons CTCAAGGTGACAGGGTCCCGAAACTGGCGAGCAGCGCGGGACACACGCAGGTACCGGCACCACTACCCG GATTTGGTGGAAGGAGATGCCAGTGGTGACATGCCCAACCTGAGTTTCTACAAAAACGAGATTCGGTTCCTGCCTAACG GCTGTTTCATTGAAGACATTCTTCAGAACTGGAAGGAAGAGTACGGCCTCCTGGAGGATAATCACTCCTACATCCAGTG GCTGTTTCCCCTGCGGGAGCCGGGAGTGAACTGTCACGCCAAGCCCCTCACGCTGCAAGAGGTCGAG GCGTTTAAAAGCTCCACGGAGGCCAGGAAGCGGTTGGTCCAGGCCTACGAGCTCATGCTGGGCTTCTTCGGCATCCAGCTCAAGGACCGAGACACGGGCCGCGTGTGCCGAGCGCAGAACTACCAGAAGCGCTTCCAGAACCTCAGCTG GCACAGCCACAACAACCTCCGCATCACCCGCATCCTGAAGTCGCTGGGGGAGCTGGGCCTGGAGCACTACCAGGCCCCCCTGGCCCGCTTCTTCCTGGAGGAGACGCTGGTGCGCCGGCAGCTGCCGGGCGTGCGGCAGAGCGCCCTGGATTACTTTGTGTTCACTGTGCGGTGCCGGCACCAGCGCCGTGAGCTGCTGTACTTCGCCTGGGAGCACTTCCGGCCCCGCTGCAGGTTCGTCTGGGGGCCCCACGACAAGCTGCAGAAGTTCAGGCCGTGCTCTCCTCCCTGCTCGCCCCGGCCGGCCCGCCCAAGGCAGGCCAACGGGGAGGAGAGCCCTGGGGAGCCCCTCCTTGAGGCCGCAGCCCAGGGGCAGACCTGCGGACCAGGGAGGGATGAAGAGGGGGACCCGGTGGCCAAGGGTCCCCAGCCTCCTGGCACAGGGCCCCAGGAAGCTGGAGCCTCGGAGAAGGACCAGGGAGATGAGGCCGGCGACGAGCAGGGGCCAGAGTCTCCAAACcccaaggagaggaagaagaggaagttgGAGGCGAATCTGCGGGCGCGGGCCCCAGGGGAGCCGGGCCCGAGCGCCTCGGAGGTGGAGAAGATCGCCCTGAACTTGGAGGGCTGTGCCCTCAGCCAGGGCAGCCTCGGGGCGGAGACCCAGGAAGTGGGCAGCCAAGCCCCGGAGGAGGCCGagcagccccgcccccagcccctggaggcCAAGGTGGCTGACGACGTGAGGAAGCGCAGGAAGACGGAGCAGGGTGCCAGGGATGGTACCGTGACGCTGGCCGccgcccagccccctgccccgtcAGGGCGCCCAGTGGCTGAAGAGGGTGAAAATGGGGTCAAAGAAGAAGCAGGTGGCCCGGCAGGGCCGGAGCAGGGTGCCCCCGGGAGCCCAGCCACCGCAGGACCCGAGGTGGATGACAGGGCAGAGCCCACGGAGGCAGGACCCTCTGTCGAGCCCGGAGAGCCCTAG